The genome window TACGTGTTGAATTACGTACTAAATAGTCCATATCGTTTGTGTTGACTTACGTACTAGATAGTCAATATCGTTTGTTTACGTTTTACCTCGGGTCATTTAATGGAGGTTTACTACTTTAACTCATGAGACGTTTCGGGTGTGACATATATTAATAAAAGACCCAAAGATGCTACTAAAACGGAACAATCCTGCTATTTACCTGACTAACATGTCTTTTGGAATTTCGAGAGAGAATTGCGATGTTATGCTAGTTACCTGACTAACATTTCTTCCGGGATTTGGAGAGAGAATTGCGATGTCCTGCTAGTTACCTGACTAACATGTCATCTGGGATTTGGAAAGAGACATGCGATAAAATCGATACAAATGCACgacacatacattttttatttacccAACATTCTATATTTGTTAATGTACATAATAACTGATTCAGATAGTCTTGATCCTTATCAAAAAGAGCTCTCAAAGTCATCGTACACATTTTTGTTTACGAAGtgctttttaataattattgacGACTACTGCACTTTAATTGTCATGTGACCAAGTTAACGAACTTATGAAGTCATATTCGAACTTGTTCAAATGCGTATTTTGTCATACGAAATATCAGGTATGTGAACATCTTAAGACGTGACACCAACCGAAATGATTGTGTTAGACGAGCTATTAATTGGTAAAACAAGAATCAGCCCAATGAAGTTGTTAAAGCTTTTCCTGTTATTACCATACGCTTCTACATTTATTGTCTAAGATATGATCACGGAATGAAACAAGACGCAAATTAAACCAAGACGCGTGATAGCCAAGACAAATAGTCGCAAGCAGATTTATAATATCCTATATATCTTAGTAATAAGTAAGAGAAATAATCCACGAATATTCATCTCTGCTCTTGCTCTTTTTTACTTATTCGACATTTAAAGGTCTATCTAGCTTTCACTCGCAAGggcaaaaatacaacaatactGAACTTGCGTATGACTCGGAGTTCTTTAGAACGCTCCCTTAGTGGGGATCGAGCCCGGAATAGTATCAGGCGGCAACAATATTAACTTTTAGTTTCCGGTGTCTAACTGTTTGTGTTCGGCATGTAACCtcagtattacaaaatgtattgcACACTATTGGAAATATATATAAAGgcaaatatgtttatatgtaatacatacatttgttGCGATAAGCTAAGATCgtgtgtatttttgtatttaattaaaattcatgCTGCTATTGCATATGTACGTTTATGACGATGAGATGTATATATGCTTGAGTCGAAAATAAACTAGTATGTTCTGTTATGTTCGGTATGTTCATCGCTTTTGTTCTAGTTCCGTTGATTGCCTGTCGCACATCGTGTTGAACGTTCACGTTGCAAAgactattatatttatatttgttcaaaGTCATTAAATGCATACAATGGTTACAGTTCAGTTGAGTGATTGTTTACGTAAATAATACACAAACTGTTGTGCGTATATGTTGAATAGAATGTtgaacataaatattaaacaGGCTGTTATACGTTAAGTTTTTAAGAGAGTCAAATATTTTAGGTGCACAGTCTGTTGAACGTATATGCTGAACAGTCTTCCAAACGTATGTGTTTCACAAACTGCTCAAAGAATATGTTCCACAAACTGTGAAAAGTATATGTTTCACAGTGGTAACGCATATGTTTTGCAGTGTTAAAAGTAAATGTTTCACAGACTATTAAACGTGTGTGATGTTCAGAGACTTAAACGTACATAATATGAACAGAATATACAGTTATGCATATACGCAACCAATCCTGAAGGAGGAAGAAATATATGTGCTTATGCACAGTTTCGCACATCATCCTTTTGAAACTATGGATTTCACAGAAATATATCCTTATGATGATAGTTAATACATTTACAGACAATTGCTTTGTTAATCTTATAGCAATTATTGTATTTTGCGGAAAGTACGGATTAAACTTACTATTTATATTAAGAATTCTTAGTATTCTGATAACGGAACATTTGTTAATGAGTTGCAACtagatttattttcataattatactTGTATTCTTAAGTATAtgaatactttttaaatgacaACACGCATTTCATTGGGGGAATTCATACTGTATTAAATAGCTTAACCATTGGGTGTATTGTTCTGAGTAATGTAAAGCATGTTATAACTTCTATGCGAGTTGGAGATACATACGTGTATGATGCTGTGATGTTATGATCTTAAGTTAATGAGTATTGTCAAAACCGGAAACACTTTGACATATTAAGTTGTACATTAACAAATGCATCTTGACTTTCTTCCTATTCAGGACTGTGTGATAGTgacaatatgtgtttgtttggAATATTAGGAGTGCTCATCGTTTTAAATAAGTCAACACACGGTTAGTTTAGAGAGTATAAATGGCCGTAGTGTACTATGTTTACAACATCAAGCGTTTTATAATAAGTGTTAGGTTAAAGGGGCATTATTCACCGTATAAGAAACATAGCCaatttgtttctttgaaataATCATATAAATATAGTGTGCTCTCTAGAAAAAAGTGTGATAAAAAAAGACAACATTATGTTTTTTAGCAATTTTCTTATTTGCTTGTGCACCAGTTTTTGTCACAGTACATGATATAAAAGTTTACTATACTGTATACAttgatacatttatataaaagtaGTTGTTTTATCTTTGCAAATAACATGATTCTTTATGTAAACATGTAACACTAGTGCGGATTGTTTCATATACAAATGCTCCCTTAACCTCTTcgagtttttttttcaacatcagCTGAGAATTACAGGGTAAGTAAAGACTCAACGGAATGGCTTCAAGCAACATGTAACATGGCTGCGCCACAACTTTCTTACAAGAACGTCTTCTTTGAAGTGAAGGAAACCAGTGGCAAACTACAGACCACAGATGTTTGGATAGGCTATGTAACAGCTAAAGTTCCATTTTACTTCCATGGTAACTGTTTGTATCTGatttaatatatttgatttaaaagttatATGTGTAAATGCATGGAAAGAAGCATGCATACAATTAAATGTATTCCTTTAACAAAATCGGTATACACAAATGTTGCTTGCCAAACGAGACTTGTCAAGTTACTTAACCTGAGTGAGATGTTTTCGAACAATATGTTCGCGTTACAGGTTGCGCCGTCGTTCAGAATGAGACACCATACACAGTAACTAGTATCGGTTATTGCAAAAGTGTGTGTGTCAATTCAACACTATTTGGAGTACAGACAAGTTATGGCCAAGATATAGTTAACCCGGCGGTAAGTGTTTACACGAAtatatgaaaacaatttaaatagaCAAACACATACACATTATACATTATTCGATAAGAACAATTTTCATGCCATATTGAATAGTATAAACCTAATATATAATTGTTGAGTCCGAGTCACCAATTGTCAAATTCAATGTACAAATAACGATACGTATGAACAATATGGTATATAATAAACACTATTTATGTTGACAgtcattatgcatttataaaGTATAGTAATACGTGACACAAGTGTGTGGTGATTGTATAAGGAATATAATGTCCATAAAAATGATTCGAGAGTTGTTGTACTGGAGAAAAACAGCTACAAATGGATACGGGAAGAAACCCCTTGCCATCTTTGACAAAGAGTTGCCGCTAAAATTCGTTCATCACAGAGATAAATACCCTTTTTGCGTAACTCATTATATGGGACATTCATAATCATCAAATACTGTTCTTGGACAACGACAATAACGCGAAAAACCTTATACTAGTCACTGCCGAACGTTTTTAGTAAAACAAAAAGTCATTGGTGGGTTAAAATAATTAGTAACATCTGCTAACCTACAACTGCCGCCGGCGCGCAATAATGGCGAACAATGCTAACTTCATTGTGATTCCTTGAAGGCAAAAGACAACATTCCTCATTGCATTGTCCAAACAAGACATTAACGATTGTCGGGGCCTCACGTCTGTATAAAAGAAGTGTCATGTTGCCCTTCTTTTGTGCAGGTATCAAAGAACTGCCGCTGCGTCACTAGATCTATGGATGCAATCTCATTTGGAAAATGTGATGGCACACGATGTGAAGAAGGCTGTTATGCTGTCTTCTCTCAGATCACAGGTCAGTTAGGTTTATTTTTCAGCATCTTTTGTTGAatgtatttacattatataatgttaatttaatgtaaCGAACATTACGACTTAAAATAATCATATAGTTGAACATTTTACCTAAATTAATATTACCTACATTAATTTATGCCAAACAGTAGTTGCATATGTGTATCATATTATATGAATCATATAGCAATTTGGATAGTTAGGTGTATTTGTGGGCGATTCTTCATGAATGCATATTTATGACGGGCTATAGCGTATGCTTTCTTTACACATTTCATTTGGCTTAACGAGACATAGCTCGTGataatttattacaaatttaGACGAAACTATTTTATACACAGCAATTGGCTACATAAAAGACACGGGAAGTGATGGAGATTGCCTTGCTTACTACAACGCGGCATTCAGTTGGCAACCCTGTACAAAGTCAGACTCTATCAAGCCATTGTGTATTACCAGCATAGCTACAGGTATGCACACAAAGgtgacaatttaaaacaaatatacagtTAAGGTTCTTCAACCACATACCAATAATTCAGCttgtacatttatattaaacCGTTAAAACAATAAACCTTAACTCAAATTGCATGCCTGATAAAGATTGGTCTGAACTGCTAAAAATCATTCATGTTTGGGAAACCATTAGGATATTGTTTCTTGGACATTACCTTACCAACCCCAAATCCCGCCTAACATTGAATTTGTATATTTGATACTTTAAATCGACTTCTCAGCTCCCACTGATAACTTTCAAATAACTGTGTCTTGTTTTGTTGGTGGTGTATTTAAATTGTCTGGGTATGTTATAACCAGTATCATTGAATGCGTTGCATAACACGCTATCACTACTCAATAATATAACCATTTAAGTTGACTACGTATGCTTATGTTTTTTGTCAGATACATCTGCAAAAGCAGTAATAGGGGACCACCGGGCAGACACATGGAGCAAAGGGAATGCGGTTTGTTTGGACGCCGACCGGTTTCCAGCGACCCTCGCAAGTGTGAACAATACCAATGTATATACTAATGAAAAAGAGCAATGCTACTGGACGGGAATTATCAGAGCAAACACCTTGCTCAGAAGAGACTCCATTAGTAAGAACCTTTTATATAAAGCGGACATATATGATcttacaaaaaatcaaaataacgtTGAACAATTGCAACTaatcaacaaaatttaatatCTGGGTATACTCTCCTTCTTACAGTCAAACACTTATGTATCGGTTACATGTTTACTGTTCTTTACAGAAGACATGTATGCTTGTTTAATCTTCAACAAGCGCCTCAAGTTTATCACAAACTATCTCTACTACTATCATTTAATTATATCGGACAACCGAAAATAATGCATAGAGTCTGCCGTTTACtgcaaattttagaaaaaaaggaCGTATTGTGAACAATATGCTTACTTCAAATTTACAAAGAAGATTAAACAATTCAGCTTCtccatatgttttattttatgaaaaaaagaaaatgaataaagTTAAACTTCGCAAATAATATGGGGGAGGGGCATACGCCTTTTCCACCCCTGTCTATATAGGCTTATGGTATGTTCCCAATGTAATTTCAATTATTGTTTGATAATGGGCGAACTGTCATCAGTTAGATTTTGTTCACACTTGAAGACATACGtaaagttttaatttgaaatagttaatttgttaattttcacacaatgaaataaatataagtatatataagtAAATGACAATACTATACTGACACATACAACTATCTTATGGAGCTTCTACTTTCTGGAAAAATTAAGAAGCATGAATAGGTTTCCtttgaatataatataatacaacattatatattatacagCAATATATAATGACTTCTATGGCCATGCATAAACACGATGTTTGAGCATATTTTAATCTTTTTTTGTATGTTTAAGACATAACCTACCATAGTGATGTATCATACGGATTCTTGGATGGATACACCGGGAAATTAAATTTCACAAGTGATGGAATCAAACAAGCTCTATGCGCATCAGGTAATATATGGTTAAAATTAATCAGTGTCTAGGCTAATAGATGGTTGTTGTgtatttgcaatatatttaaatcaaagacATTGTTTGTGGAttgtaataaaatacatataactaGGTTTGAATTaattatgtgtatatataatgttGTGAAAATAACGTAGTGTTTTATGatcttaaatattatataattttgatTAGTTAACAcgagttttatttgaatatgtacatatatcgagtagttttattttaagttttataaaaTGCTATATCATATAAGTACAATTAACTCAACATAAATATCATCTTTATCCATTTTAATAGAAGGTCCAACAGGTGATACAACATCAACTGAAAGTTATACGACTATTAGAGGTGTCACCAAATCTACTGAAGGTCAAACAACCATGAGATACGTCACAAAATCAACAGAAGGTCAAGTTATTATAGATGATACAAAAGGGACAACAGTCCGATCTAGAGGTAGGTCACACATGTT of Dreissena polymorpha isolate Duluth1 chromosome 15, UMN_Dpol_1.0, whole genome shotgun sequence contains these proteins:
- the LOC127861280 gene encoding uncharacterized protein LOC127861280 — protein: MCLFGILGVLIVLNKSTHAENYRVSKDSTEWLQATCNMAAPQLSYKNVFFEVKETSGKLQTTDVWIGYVTAKVPFYFHGCAVVQNETPYTVTSIGYCKSVCVNSTLFGVQTSYGQDIVNPAVSKNCRCVTRSMDAISFGKCDGTRCEEGCYAVFSQITAIGYIKDTGSDGDCLAYYNAAFSWQPCTKSDSIKPLCITSIATDTSAKAVIGDHRADTWSKGNAVCLDADRFPATLASVNNTNVYTNEKEQCYWTGIIRANTLLRRDSINITYHSDVSYGFLDGYTGKLNFTSDGIKQALCASEGPTGDTTSTESYTTIRGVTKSTEGQTTMRYVTKSTEGQVIIDDTKGTTVRSRAEEDAKTSSIVTWISTTLGSCLVILVVIIACLCFKRKQGNHTRTTFQQNELVQPSNAPHEGHDNVHYDVISDDIREREATSYTSLQMTTNHMYTALTVRLENNDYADVEVPDSDGQGQTHTDSEAKVNYFVVN